One part of the Alosa alosa isolate M-15738 ecotype Scorff River chromosome 4, AALO_Geno_1.1, whole genome shotgun sequence genome encodes these proteins:
- the LOC125293414 gene encoding protein lifeguard 2-like yields MTKGKLSVTNKTNHGSTAETMPPAPPTYEEATAEGSPSYSGAYPGDGEMLTEFNWDDKNIRRVFIRKVYAILMIQLLVTLAIVSVFTFCDPVREYIQAHPGWYWVSYAVFFVTYLTLSLCSGPRRQFPWNLIMLTIFTLSLSYMTGMLASYYNTKSVVLCLGITALVCLSVTVLSFQTKFDITSCQGVLFVFSMTMLIGGLVLAFVLPMGYVPWLHAVYAALGAILFTMFLAFDTQLLMGNKRYALSPEEYIFATLNIYTDIIYIFSFFLQLSGTERN; encoded by the exons ATGACTAAGGGCAAG CTGTCggtgacaaacaaaacaaaccatgGCTCTACTGCAGAGACCATGCCCCCAGCCCCTCCAACTTATGAGGAGGCCACTGCAG AAGGCAGTCCTTCCTACAGTGGGGCTTACCCTGGCGATGGAGAGATGCTTACAGAATTTAACTGGGATGACAAGAACATTAGAAGGGTGTTCATTCGCAAG GTGTATGCTATATTGATGATTCAGCTCTTGGTTACCCTAGccattgtgtctgtgttcactTTCTG TGACCCAGTGAGGGAGTACATTCAAGCCCACCCTGGCTGGTACTGGGTGTCTTA TGCTGTGTTCTTTGTCACATATCTGACCCTGTCCCTCTGCTCAGGACCCAG GAGACAATTTCCTTGGAATCTCATCATGTTGACAATCTTT actctgtctctctcctatATGACAGGAATGTTGGCCAG TTATTACAACACCAAGTCAGTCGTGTTATGCCTGGGAATCACAGCTCTTGTGTGCCTTTCTGTAACAGTCCTCAGTTTCCAAACCAag TTTGATATCACTTCATGTCAAGGTGTGCTGTTTGTATTCAGCATGACTATGCTTATTGGTGGGCTGGTTCTGGCCTTCGTCCTCCCCATGGGCTAT GTTCCCTGGTTGCATGCTGTCTATGCAGCTTTAGGAGCAATCCTGTTTACCATG TTCCTCGCATTCGACACCCAGCTATTGATGGGCAACAAACGCTACGCCTTAAGTCCAGAGGAGTACATCTTTGCCACCCTCAACATCTACACGGATATCATCTACatcttctccttcttcctccaGCTGTCTGGCACAGAGAGGAACTGA